The genomic interval GCAATAGAAAATATCTGTAGTGTAACTACCCTTTTGATGAGACCGCCTTATGGGCTTTTTAACAGGAAAGTGCTGGCCATTACAGCGAACACCAATCATAAAGCTGTGATTGGCGATGTTTATCCGCGGGACACCGCTTTGCCCGGTACTCAAAAATTAGTTTCAAGGGTTTTAAAACGAACTCGATGTGGCAGTGTTATTATTTTACACGATGGCGCACCATCTGAAAAAATAAGTCGACTCCAGACAGTGGAGGGATTAAGAAAATTGATTCCTACTTTGCAAGAGAGAGGCTTCCGTTTCGTAAGTTTACCTGAGTTAATGGATATCGATCATACCTAACTTAGCTTTAAATTTTGTTTGATCACATCTTTAAAAACCAGCACAGCATCTTTTACTAAATGCGGATGTTTGAACAAAACCATTTTCATGAACTTGATCACATTTTTACGGGATTCGGTTAGATTTGCTACTGATTCAGCAATTTCATTGAGATCCTCATCTGTAAATTGGCTAATTGTTTCTTTTAGCCGGTAAAAAATAGTATGAACATTCCCCTCGGCTTTATACCACTCACGTTCATATTGCAGTAGGAATTCTTTTGAATAATCTCCTTTTTTTACGGCCTTAGCTGCCGTTATACCCGCTAATTTACCGCCAATCATCCCACTTATAATGCCTCCACCGGAAAGCGGATTTACTTGTCTCGCAGCATCACCCGCCAAAAGCAACCCAGGTGCAACGATTTGCTTTAGAGTTTTAGCACAGGGAACACATCCCATGGTAGTGTTTAATTTTTTGGCATTTGGATAATATTTCATTATAAAGCGATCCAAATTTGATTTGGCGGATTCCTCCCTGGCATATTGTCCAGCAACACCCAATCCCACATTGGCCACTCCCTCTCCACGTGGAAAAACCCATAAATATCCTCCCGGCGAGTAGTTTTCAGAAAAATAAAAATCGCAGGTGGTTGGCTTAAATTCAGCATCCGTTAAAATATATTGAATGACAGATTCAAAATCTTTGAGTTTTAGTTGGGTATGGATTCCCCCCCATCGCCCAACTCGAGATTCCGAACCATCTGCTCCAATCACCACTTTACTAGACACTTCGTATTTCTTATTCTCGGAAATAAAACTTACGCCATTAATCGAGCCATTATTGTGAAGCAAGCCAGTCACACAAGCTCTGGTTCGAATTTCTGCTCCTGCTAAAGCGGCCCTTTCGGCAATATAATGATCAAAAACTTTTCTATTTAAAATGAATCCTATCTCCCCCCCTACAAATTTCAATTTTGTTCCATTTGAAGAGATTAGGTTTACTGCATTAATGGGTGTTTGAATATGTTGAGGTTTTGGTTCAAAAAATAACCTGAGGCCGTCGGCCCCTACACCTTCGGCACAGCGAACTGGGACACCGATATCCCGGCCTTTTTCCAGGAGTAAAACAGATGCACCATTTTTCGCTACAAATTCAGCTGCAGTTGAACCTGCCGGCCCACCTCCCACAATCACAACATCAAAGTTTTCTTTCATGCCGCTTTTTCCACGTACTCAAGGACCTCAATGGGACAAACCCAAACACATAATTTACAGTTTGTGCATTTTTCATGAACGATGACTATTTCTGCTTCATAAAGCTCAATGCAATCCGGCGGGCATATCGCCACACAAGCGCCACAAAAATCACAAGAATTTTCCTTGATGTTAATCATTCAACACCTCTGAAATATGTGAGAAATTGGGATAATTTAGTTGAAACCGATTCCGATAATACCATTTCGATAAAAAAAATATTCCTAACATCAAAACTGCATATGCAGGGAATAATAATACGACTGCTAATGATAAAAATAAGATCGCAAATCTAGTTGCTTGAATGATACTGCTTAGATCGTCTTTAAAAAGAAGTTTGACAAAAAATGGTAAAACCGCAAGCGCAGGAAAAAGTATCAAAAAATCCATAAACAAAATAGCCAAAATTAGACAAGCAATTTCCAACAGCAGTGCCGTTAAAATCGTTGTGCGCAAATCAAATTTTACTGCAAATGTAATTTTGCCAACGTGCTGATCACCAATCTTATCGGGCATCGTTGTTAAAAGATAAACAGCGCCAATGGCAAACATATAAGGAACTGCGTTGATAATTGTTTCTAAGGTTAGCATAGCCGTAATTTGCCAGCCAATCATAAATGTTAATAAACCACCAATCAAATTAACAAGTAATCCAGCAATCGGCCTGTCTTTCCATAAAAATGGCGGAAGACTGTAACCAATGCCAGTTACAAGAAAAAGCGCAAAACAAAGCATTACCAAATGAATATCCTTTTGTACTGCAAAAAAGAAGGCAAGGAGAATACAAACCGTAGTTACACTAATTGCAGTTTTTCTCGACACCATTCCATCTGCTAAAAGAAACAGTTTGTTATTTTTTTGATCGCTTTGGATATCAGTAAATTGGTTGATAATAAAAACGGACGCCATAAGCATTGTAATTGAAAGAAACGACCTCCAAAAAGCAGAATCAGTGAAATGGGATTGAATCAATTGCCATTGGGAACTATCAAAATTATTGGATATTAACTGTGGATTGATAAACCCTGCTAATAGGATTGTCCAGACCGGAAATAATAATACAGGCCGGGTTAGAAATATGTAATCGAATATCTTGATGCGGTCCTCTCTTTACCCGGAAAACTAATGATTGTGCATGAAAAAGGCAAGTATTTGTTAATGGAGAAAGAAAATTCTATTTCAATTATATTTCTTGAATAGTGACTTCCTTTTCAATATCCGATTCCTCAAATTTTTCTTCAACCGGAATGGGATAGTTGCCACTGAAACAAGCTGTACAATAACCAAGTTCTCCATTAGGTACCGAATCCAGTAACTCTTCTAGTGTCAAATATTCGAGACTATCTACACCTAAATATTCCCGAATCTCTTCTGTCTCCATTCTGTCAGCAATTAATTCACCCTGGGAAGGGAAATCCATACCATAATAACAGGGATGTTTAATTGGAGGCGAAGAAACCCGAATATGTACCTCCCTTGCACCGGCTTTTCTCAACATTTTGACTAAATGCTTTATAGTTGTTCCGCGAACAATGGAATCATCTACCAATACGACCCTTCGATCTTTCAATACACCCCCCACATCATTAAACTTTAACCTTACATGGAAATCACGGGTCTTTTGCGACGGTTGAATAAACGTCCGTCCGATATAATGATTGCGAATTAATCCTATATCGAATTTTATGTCACTGCGACGTGAATAACCAATCGCTGCAGTATTACTCGAATCCGGAACACTGATGACTATATCCGCATCAACAGAATGGCCAATCGCCAGGTTCTTGCCTAATTTTCGTCGTGCCTTATCAACATACTCTCCGAATATTCGACTGTCAGGACGAGAAAAATAAACAAATTCAAAAATGCAATGTGCCGGTTTCACCGGCTCAGAAATACGGGTACTAAATTCTCCTTTTTGGTTAAAACAAATCAATTCACCGGGTTTCACATCACGCAGGTAATCAGCGCCGATAAGATCCAAAGCACAAGTTTCGGAAGCGGCGATAATTGTATTTCCAATTTTTCCTAATGCCAATGGACGAACCCCATATGGATCCCTTGCTACAATAAGTTCATTTCGAGTTAGAAAAACAAGAGAAAAAGCGCCTTTAACCTGGCGTAATGCATCCAATAATTGTTCAACTATTCCATTCTTCTTCGACCGTGCAGCAAGATGCAGGATCACCTCGCTATCATTAGTGGTTTGAAATATTGAACCTGAATTCTCAAGCTCTCTACGAAGCGATTTATAATTTGTCAGATTACCATTATGAGCTATTGCCAGCGAACCTTGTTTGCTTTTGACTAAAATCGGTTGTGAATTAAGGAGAGTACTAGAACCGGTTGTTGAATAACGGTTGTGTCCAACAGCAATATGGCCCTTCAGCCCAGATAATATGTTCGGATCATTAAAGATATCGTTTACCAAGCCTGTACCAATATGTCGATAAACCTGGTCTCCATCAGTGGTTACAATTCCACTTGCTTCCTGACCTCTATGTTGTAATGCATGAAGTCCCAAATAGGCCAATTCTGAAGCATTTGCACCGCCATAAATACCCATTATGCCACAATTCTCACGAGGTTTGTCTATACAAGTATTTTGATTCATAGATTTAAGCTATTTTTCGTGTTCTTATTTATTTTATAAAAAACAATTAAAATAAATTAACTAATTTTTCAGTATAATTCAAAACTATTTTCATTGATTCAGTTAGTATTTAAATGAAAAGTTTAATTTAAATTTCTTGTCATCTTCCCTAAACGAGAGATCAGGTGACACATCAAATCCAGCTAAATGGGCATCGATGTAAGCATCTCCCATGCTTATTAAGATCGCCAATCCAAGAAACCAATAAGATTGATTCCGATAATCCTTATATAATATTCTATTTGCTTCAACTTGTGATTTATTTAACCGGTTATTCCAATAAATTGACGCTCCAATGATGCCAGTTTCAGTTGCGAAAACGAGTGCAGCCTTCCATTTAATACCATTATACCATTGTCCCCATCCTGGAAAAATAATTGAGCGAATCATTGCAGATTTTGGAGATGGTAAGCGCTTTACCTCTTTAGTGAGTGTATCCTGGATTGTCATTTCAGATTTAGATTGAGAACAGGTTTTAGAAAATGGATAAATATGAATACAGAAAATAAAAACTAAAATTAATGAGGGCTTGGTGATAGATTTAAAATTAACCATTCGAAATCTAATAATTAAAATCCTCATCAAATCGCCGCAACACATTCAATCTCGACTAATACTCCTTTTGGCAATTGTAGCCCACCAACGGCAGATCGAGCCGGTGGATTCTCGGAGATATACTGAGCGTAAACTTCGTTCATAGCTGCAAAATCGGAAATATCGTTTAAGAATACAGTGGTTTTTACAATATTTTGAAAATCTGCCCCAGCAGCTTCCAATATGGCCTTGATATTCTTAAAAACCTGGTGCGTTTGTTCAATAATATCATTCCCGACAATCTCTGCCGTTTCCGGATCTAAAGGAATTTGACCGGCAGTATATAAAAGCTGGCCTGAAGTTTTAATCGCCTGGCTATAAGGGCCAATTGCTGCAGGTGCATGATTTGTTGAAATAACTGTTCGTTCCATCCAAATACCTCTTTCACTTTAAGATTCTTTAAGATAGTTTTTCTGATAATACCTGAAAAACAATTCAACCCAACCTGTTTTTTTCTTGTTTGATTTTAGAGCTTTTCTTAAATCATTTAAGGAATATTTCCTCAAGTTCGACAAATCCATTTTATCTATCTTTTCTTTATTTGCAATTTCCAGGATTGTAATAATCTTCTCTAAAGATATATTCATAAATAAGTTGAAAAAATATTCATCTATTTCCATATTAACAGAATTTTCAAGCATTTTCATAACTTTACTGAAATTCATTCTTTCTCGATAATGACGCTTCGAGGTTAAGGCATCAAAAATATCAGATATTGCTAGAATTCGCCCTCCCAATGGTATTTCCTTGCCTTTCAATCCGTCAGGATATCCGGATCCATCCATTCGCTCATGATGTGTTGCAGCGATTTCCGGTACTTTGGCAAATTTACCTGAAAAATGGATTTGCCGTAAAAATGTTCGGGTATGAACAACATGGTACTTTAGATGCTCAAATTCCTCTTCTGTTAATTTTCCTTTTTTGGTCAAAATACTTTCCCGAACTCCAATCTTGCCCAAATCGTGCAGCAAAGCTGCAATCCTCAGAACTTCCCGTTGGCTGAAATCCCATTTTGCCTCGCGTGCAATGGCATCAGCGAAAAGCATAATCCGATGGGAATGTCCTGCCGTTAGCGGATCCCGGGCATCTATAATTCGGGAGAGTGTCAAAACCAGGCTGTCAAAAGTTTGACGAATTTCTTCGTATAATTGAGCATTTTCAATTTGAACGGCTGCAATGGGCGCAATTGCTTCAAGCAGTCGTACGTCCGCATCTGAAAACTCGCCAGATCGTTTATTTAAAACCTGGAAAACTCCTATCACTTCCATCAAATTATTACGCATCGGGAAAGCCAACATATTTTGAGTTACGTAACCGGTTTTCCTGTCGATTTCCGGATTAAAACGCGGATCGCTGTAACAATCATTGATATTAACGACTTCTCCTAATTTCGCAACATGCCCGGCAATTCCTTTGTCAATTGGGAAACGAATTTCATTTTTTTCTAACCCATGGCCGATATGGGACCAAAGTTCATTTTTTGATTCATCCACCAGGAAAACCGTGCATCGATCAGCCTGTAATGCGTTTTTCACTTCATCCATTAGCAGCTGCAGAAGATTGTCAAGATCTAATTCTTTGGACAAACTTCTAGTGATGTAATATATGGTATTAACTCTTGATTG from candidate division KSB1 bacterium carries:
- a CDS encoding 4Fe-4S binding protein, with product MINIKENSCDFCGACVAICPPDCIELYEAEIVIVHEKCTNCKLCVWVCPIEVLEYVEKAA
- a CDS encoding UbiA family prenyltransferase, with the protein product MLMASVFIINQFTDIQSDQKNNKLFLLADGMVSRKTAISVTTVCILLAFFFAVQKDIHLVMLCFALFLVTGIGYSLPPFLWKDRPIAGLLVNLIGGLLTFMIGWQITAMLTLETIINAVPYMFAIGAVYLLTTMPDKIGDQHVGKITFAVKFDLRTTILTALLLEIACLILAILFMDFLILFPALAVLPFFVKLLFKDDLSSIIQATRFAILFLSLAVVLLFPAYAVLMLGIFFLSKWYYRNRFQLNYPNFSHISEVLND
- a CDS encoding GAF domain-containing protein, which codes for MIENSLMKSVVRNTAYNNLSKLELIAKLRQSELKIKEFEQDQSRVNTIYYITRSLSKELDLDNLLQLLMDEVKNALQADRCTVFLVDESKNELWSHIGHGLEKNEIRFPIDKGIAGHVAKLGEVVNINDCYSDPRFNPEIDRKTGYVTQNMLAFPMRNNLMEVIGVFQVLNKRSGEFSDADVRLLEAIAPIAAVQIENAQLYEEIRQTFDSLVLTLSRIIDARDPLTAGHSHRIMLFADAIAREAKWDFSQREVLRIAALLHDLGKIGVRESILTKKGKLTEEEFEHLKYHVVHTRTFLRQIHFSGKFAKVPEIAATHHERMDGSGYPDGLKGKEIPLGGRILAISDIFDALTSKRHYRERMNFSKVMKMLENSVNMEIDEYFFNLFMNISLEKIITILEIANKEKIDKMDLSNLRKYSLNDLRKALKSNKKKTGWVELFFRYYQKNYLKES
- a CDS encoding amidophosphoribosyltransferase, whose amino-acid sequence is MNQNTCIDKPRENCGIMGIYGGANASELAYLGLHALQHRGQEASGIVTTDGDQVYRHIGTGLVNDIFNDPNILSGLKGHIAVGHNRYSTTGSSTLLNSQPILVKSKQGSLAIAHNGNLTNYKSLRRELENSGSIFQTTNDSEVILHLAARSKKNGIVEQLLDALRQVKGAFSLVFLTRNELIVARDPYGVRPLALGKIGNTIIAASETCALDLIGADYLRDVKPGELICFNQKGEFSTRISEPVKPAHCIFEFVYFSRPDSRIFGEYVDKARRKLGKNLAIGHSVDADIVISVPDSSNTAAIGYSRRSDIKFDIGLIRNHYIGRTFIQPSQKTRDFHVRLKFNDVGGVLKDRRVVLVDDSIVRGTTIKHLVKMLRKAGAREVHIRVSSPPIKHPCYYGMDFPSQGELIADRMETEEIREYLGVDSLEYLTLEELLDSVPNGELGYCTACFSGNYPIPVEEKFEESDIEKEVTIQEI
- a CDS encoding RidA family protein; its protein translation is MERTVISTNHAPAAIGPYSQAIKTSGQLLYTAGQIPLDPETAEIVGNDIIEQTHQVFKNIKAILEAAGADFQNIVKTTVFLNDISDFAAMNEVYAQYISENPPARSAVGGLQLPKGVLVEIECVAAI
- a CDS encoding NAD(P)/FAD-dependent oxidoreductase, with the translated sequence MKENFDVVIVGGGPAGSTAAEFVAKNGASVLLLEKGRDIGVPVRCAEGVGADGLRLFFEPKPQHIQTPINAVNLISSNGTKLKFVGGEIGFILNRKVFDHYIAERAALAGAEIRTRACVTGLLHNNGSINGVSFISENKKYEVSSKVVIGADGSESRVGRWGGIHTQLKLKDFESVIQYILTDAEFKPTTCDFYFSENYSPGGYLWVFPRGEGVANVGLGVAGQYAREESAKSNLDRFIMKYYPNAKKLNTTMGCVPCAKTLKQIVAPGLLLAGDAARQVNPLSGGGIISGMIGGKLAGITAAKAVKKGDYSKEFLLQYEREWYKAEGNVHTIFYRLKETISQFTDEDLNEIAESVANLTESRKNVIKFMKMVLFKHPHLVKDAVLVFKDVIKQNLKLS